GCGGCCCGGCCTGCAGATCCAGAACGTCACCGGTCACGGCCTGATGACCGCGACCGCCCACCCTTGGAGTCCCTGATGCGCTGGACCGCGCTCGTCGCCAAGTCCGTCGTCGCCGGTGCGGCCGGAGCCTTCCTCGCGGTCAGCGCCGCGGGCGTACAGCCGCCACGCCAGGCTTCCGAGGCGGACCCGGGCAGGGAGGTGCCCGCGGACGAGCGGACCTACGCACCCGGTCCGGGGTCCGGGGCGACCGGCCCCGTCCCGAGTCCTTCGCCGACGGTGAGTCACCGCTCCCCCTGAAGGAGCCGGGCGTCGTGGGCCAGGATGGCGGCCTGGACGCGGTTGGCGCAGCGCAGCTTCGTCAGCATGCGGCTCACGTACGCCTTGACCGTGCCCTCCCCCAGGTGCAGCCGCTTGCCGATCTCGGCGTTGGAGGCGCCGGTGCCGACCATCGCGAGGACCTCGCGCTCCCTGCTGGTGAGGTCGGCGATGCGGCGTACTCGGGGATCGGCAGGCTCCTCGCCGCCGTCGAGGTACCGGTCGATGAGGTGCCGGGTGATCTGGGGGGACACGACGGGGACTCCGGACGCGACCCGACGGACGGCCTGGATGAGTTCCTGCGGGGTGCTGTCCTTGAGGAGGAATCCCGCCACGCCCGCTCGCAACGCGCGTTCGACGTAGGCGTGTTCGCCGAAGGTGGTGAGCATGAGCACCCGGATCGACGGGGCCCGGGCGGCGAGCCGTTCCGCCGCGCAGAGCCCGTCCGTGCCCTGCATCTGGATGTCGAGCATCGCGACGTCCACCTCGTGCCGGACGGCGAGCGCCTCCGCCTCGCGGCCGTCCGACGCCTCGGCCACCACGTCGATGTCGTCGGCGTGCTTGAGCACCAGCCTGATGCCGGCGCGGACCAGCTCCTGATCGTCGGCGAGCAGTACACGTATCACAGCGGAAGCCTCAAGAAGTGGGAGGGAGGACGGTCGACGAGACGGCGGTCCCCTCGACGCCGGACGGTTCGTCCGCCTCCGGGTACGGGACGAAGGCGAGGGTGACGAACTGCAGGGCGACGACACCCAGCACGCCGAGCGCCATGGCGGCGGCGTTCACGAAGCGGTGCCACCAGGAGCGGGCCGCCGACACGGTCTGCGGGCCGGCCGGGGCGGGCGTGGTCGCCGTGGCGGGGCCGGCGTCCAGGGGGATGCGGGCGTCGACCGCGTACCCGCCGCCGTCGGCGGGTCCGGCGCGCAGGGTGCCGCCGAGCAGACGGATCCTTTCGTGGAGACCGACGAGGCCGAGGTCGCCGCCCGGCAGCCTGACCGCCCGTGCGGTGACGCTCTCGGGTCCGTTGCGGACGTCGACGCGTACCTGCCGGGACTCCCTGCGGACGGCGACCCGTACCTCCGACGCGGCCGCGTGCTTGTGCACGTTGGTCAGGGCCTCGCGGATCACCCTGTCCACGGCGCGCCGGGCGGTGGGGCTCTCCCCCGTCAGGTCGTCGCCGGACCAGTCGAGGTGCACGGCGATGCCGGCCGTACGGGACTGGGCCACGAGCGCGGCGACGTCGGCGCGGGTTCCGGTACGTGCGGTCAGCGGCTCCGCGGCACCCGACAGCGGATCCTCCGCGCGCAGGACCCCGAGGACGTCCCGTAGCTCGGCCATCGCCTGGCGGACCGTGCTGTGCACCAGCCGGGCGCTGCGACGGACCTCGGGATCACCGGCCTCGCCGGCCATCTCCAGGCCGCCGGAGTGCAGGGCGACGAGGCTGAGCCGGTGGCCGAGCAGGTCGTGCATCTCGCCCGCGATCCGGGACCGTTCGCGCGATCTGGCCTGCTCCTCGGCCGAGCGGTGGGCCCGCTCCAGGAAGGCGTTGCGCTCCTCCAGGGCCTGGAGGAGCCGCTCGCGCTGACCGGTCAGCGCCCCGGCGAGACCGGGCAGGATCCCGCACACGATGCCCGTGACGAGGACGACCATCACGTCGTACTCGAGGATCGGCGCGGGCTCCGCCGCCGAGTGGGCGAGGGTGACGGCCAGTGGCACCGTCAGGGACGCGGTCAGGGTGACGACGCGGTGGTGGAGCCGGGTCCAGTTCAGGCCCGCCGTGTAGGCGACGGCCGTCAGCGCTCCGCCGGTCAGCGGCTCGAACGCGATGAGCGCGGCCGCGGCGACCAGCGCCGTCGCGGGCCACCGTCGGCGGACGAGTACCGCCGTCACCGCCCCCGCGGCCGTGGTGAGCTGTCCCGCCGTGCCGCACAGCGCGCCCTGCTCGGAGCTCCAGCTGTCCCAGTCCAGCAGGGCCACGACGGTCGCCGCGGTCACGGCGATCAGCGCGAGGTCGGCCGTCAGCGGAAACAACCGGCGCCGCATATCACTCTCCTGAAAAAGGCCGGCCGCCGCCGAAGGGCGACGACCGGCGCGTGGAACCGTCTCGTCCGGGGTCGTCGGGTCAGACGGCCGGGGGCACGACGGGCTGCGACTGGGTGGCGCAGTGGATGCCGCCACCGCCGGTCGCGATGTTGTCGATGTCGAGCTGGACGATGGTCCGGCCGGGATAGGCGGCCGCGAGGATGTTGTAGGCCACGCCGTCGGCGTAGCTGTCACCGAACTGGGGGACGAGGACGGCGCCGTTGGCGGTGTAGTAGTTGGTGTAGCTGGACAGGAAGGCGCTGCCCCGGTCCTTGCCGCGGATGCGCTTGCGGTCCGGGCCGGGGAGTTCGGTGACGGTCAGGCGGCGGCCCTGGGCGTCGGTCGCGCCGAGCAGGATCTGCTTGGTCTCGTTGTAGACGGCGACCCACTTGGGGTCGGTGCCGGGACCGGGCTGGTCGAGGATGACCTGTCCCGGTGCGACGAAGCGGGCCAGGCAGTCGATGTGGCAGTCGGTGATGTCCTGGCCGGCGAGTCCCGGCACCCAGATCACCTTGTCGATGCCGAGCGCCGACTTCATCGCCTGCTCGACCTGGTCCTGGCTCATGCCGGGGTTGCGGTTGCTGTTGACGAGCGAGCTGACGGTGGCGAGCAGGGTGCCCTGGCCGTCGGTCTCCAGCGAGCCGCCCTCCCCGACGAATCCGGCCTGCACGCGCGGGACGCCGTACTGGCCGAGCAGGGTCGCGGCCGCGGCTGCGTCGTTCGCGTACGGCTGGGCGTACGTCGTGCCGGTCTTGCCCCAGCCGTTGAAGTTGGTGTCCACGCCCGCGACGGCGCCGGGCGCGACGACGAAGGTGGGGCCGAAGTCCCGGATCCACAGGTCGTCGTTGGGTATCTCGACGACCTCGATGCCGTAGTAGGCGCCGGCTCCGCACTGGTACCGCGCGTCGGCCGCCTGCTCGGGGCGGGCGAGCACCACGACGGGCTCGTAGCGGGAGATCGCGTCGGCCACGCGCGCGATGTCACGGCGCACGCCGGTGAGGTACGGGGACCAGATCGAGGACAGCGCGGGCCAGGCCATGAAGGTCCGCACATGGCGGTCGTGCTCGGCGGGCATGCGCAGCGTGGCGCCGGAGGGGCTGGTGGCGGCGCGGGCGACGGTGGGCAGGGCCGATCCGAGGGCCGCGAGGGGCAGAGCGGCCGCGCCGAGCTGGAGCAGT
This is a stretch of genomic DNA from Streptomyces sp. R44. It encodes these proteins:
- a CDS encoding response regulator, with translation MIRVLLADDQELVRAGIRLVLKHADDIDVVAEASDGREAEALAVRHEVDVAMLDIQMQGTDGLCAAERLAARAPSIRVLMLTTFGEHAYVERALRAGVAGFLLKDSTPQELIQAVRRVASGVPVVSPQITRHLIDRYLDGGEEPADPRVRRIADLTSREREVLAMVGTGASNAEIGKRLHLGEGTVKAYVSRMLTKLRCANRVQAAILAHDARLLQGER
- a CDS encoding sensor histidine kinase, yielding MRRRLFPLTADLALIAVTAATVVALLDWDSWSSEQGALCGTAGQLTTAAGAVTAVLVRRRWPATALVAAAALIAFEPLTGGALTAVAYTAGLNWTRLHHRVVTLTASLTVPLAVTLAHSAAEPAPILEYDVMVVLVTGIVCGILPGLAGALTGQRERLLQALEERNAFLERAHRSAEEQARSRERSRIAGEMHDLLGHRLSLVALHSGGLEMAGEAGDPEVRRSARLVHSTVRQAMAELRDVLGVLRAEDPLSGAAEPLTARTGTRADVAALVAQSRTAGIAVHLDWSGDDLTGESPTARRAVDRVIREALTNVHKHAAASEVRVAVRRESRQVRVDVRNGPESVTARAVRLPGGDLGLVGLHERIRLLGGTLRAGPADGGGYAVDARIPLDAGPATATTPAPAGPQTVSAARSWWHRFVNAAAMALGVLGVVALQFVTLAFVPYPEADEPSGVEGTAVSSTVLPPTS
- a CDS encoding agmatine deiminase family protein, which produces MDTSTTSRRRLLQLGAAALPLAALGSALPTVARAATSPSGATLRMPAEHDRHVRTFMAWPALSSIWSPYLTGVRRDIARVADAISRYEPVVVLARPEQAADARYQCGAGAYYGIEVVEIPNDDLWIRDFGPTFVVAPGAVAGVDTNFNGWGKTGTTYAQPYANDAAAAATLLGQYGVPRVQAGFVGEGGSLETDGQGTLLATVSSLVNSNRNPGMSQDQVEQAMKSALGIDKVIWVPGLAGQDITDCHIDCLARFVAPGQVILDQPGPGTDPKWVAVYNETKQILLGATDAQGRRLTVTELPGPDRKRIRGKDRGSAFLSSYTNYYTANGAVLVPQFGDSYADGVAYNILAAAYPGRTIVQLDIDNIATGGGGIHCATQSQPVVPPAV